In a single window of the Rhineura floridana isolate rRhiFlo1 chromosome 3, rRhiFlo1.hap2, whole genome shotgun sequence genome:
- the PCTP gene encoding phosphatidylcholine transfer protein isoform X2 — protein MKSGLYEYKVYGILADCAPELCAEVYMDLTYRTKWDRYLRELCEKTHDGRTVIYWEVKFPFPMANRDYVFIRERQDMEVDGKKIYVILAKSVNTAKFPEKPGIVRVKNYKQSVAFQSDGKKGSKVFLSYFDDPGGKVPSWLVNWVTKTGVPNFLNDMEKACLSYRKR, from the exons AAATCTGGACTGTACGAGTATAAAGTCTATGGTATTCTTGCTGATTGTGCCCCAGAGCTATGTGCCGAAGTTTACATGGATTTAACTTACAGAACAAAATGGGACCGGTATCTTAGAG AGCTTTGTGAGAAAACCCATGATGGCAGAACAGTCATCTACTGGGAAGTGAAGTTCCCTTTCCCCATGGCAAATAGAGAT TATGTTTTCATTCGTGAGCGCCAAGATATGGAAGTTGATGGGAAGAAGATCTATGTTATATTGGCTAAAAGTGTGAATACTGCTAAATTCCCAGAAAAGCCTGGGATTGTTAGAGTAAAGAATTATAAACAAAGTGTGGCCTTTCAAAGCGATGGCAAGAAAGGGTCTAAAg TTTTCCTGTCCTACTTTGATGATCCTGGTGGCAAGGTTCCTTCATGGCTTGTTAACTGGGTAACCAAG ACTGGAGTGCCTAACTTCTTGAATGACATGGAGAAAGCGTGCCTCAGTTATCGCAAAAGATAA
- the PCTP gene encoding phosphatidylcholine transfer protein isoform X3, producing MDLTYRTKWDRYLRELCEKTHDGRTVIYWEVKFPFPMANRDYVFIRERQDMEVDGKKIYVILAKSVNTAKFPEKPGIVRVKNYKQSVAFQSDGKKGSKVFLSYFDDPGGKVPSWLVNWVTKTGVPNFLNDMEKACLSYRKR from the exons ATGGATTTAACTTACAGAACAAAATGGGACCGGTATCTTAGAG AGCTTTGTGAGAAAACCCATGATGGCAGAACAGTCATCTACTGGGAAGTGAAGTTCCCTTTCCCCATGGCAAATAGAGAT TATGTTTTCATTCGTGAGCGCCAAGATATGGAAGTTGATGGGAAGAAGATCTATGTTATATTGGCTAAAAGTGTGAATACTGCTAAATTCCCAGAAAAGCCTGGGATTGTTAGAGTAAAGAATTATAAACAAAGTGTGGCCTTTCAAAGCGATGGCAAGAAAGGGTCTAAAg TTTTCCTGTCCTACTTTGATGATCCTGGTGGCAAGGTTCCTTCATGGCTTGTTAACTGGGTAACCAAG ACTGGAGTGCCTAACTTCTTGAATGACATGGAGAAAGCGTGCCTCAGTTATCGCAAAAGATAA